One region of Sardina pilchardus chromosome 18, fSarPil1.1, whole genome shotgun sequence genomic DNA includes:
- the LOC134063466 gene encoding interferon-induced, double-stranded RNA-activated protein kinase-like isoform X2 yields the protein MNYVAQLNTYGQQKHVKVQYEEKANGPDHTKTFTARAIVKGQRYPEGVGKTKRDAKENAALKALGMLPHTESSGFSSSPAKIVQRNYQCWLNEHSQKTGVTYKPIESTREGAASAPFCCKYVSTNGESYPEAYGKSKQGAKEEAAQLAYLALGLRSKSCFGVSQDQMRASSVKSTLKTSTAGGRHRSAPTPAIPAAVFSHTPNLAGGKSASTPVPADLNFFNKHKAELETRLSTASVLIQLEKCGILNAVERETVEAERISVSQNHALIVMLNRKGTEAQEKFYDILKEADPFLVKDLEKGFCTS from the exons ATGAATTACGTAGCACAACTTAATACGTATGGACAACAGAAACATGTCAAGGTGCAATATGAAGAAAAGGCTAATGGTCCGGATCATACTAAAAC GTTTACTGCACGAGCTATTGTGAAAGGCCAGCGGTATCCAGAGGGAGTTGGAAAAACTAAGAGAGATGCCAAGGAAAATGCTGCCCTTAAGGCCTTGGGAATGCTGCcgcacacagagagcagtggCTTT AGTTCTTCCCCAGCCAAAATTGTGCAACGCAATTATCAGTGCTGGCTCAATGAACACAGCCAGAAGACTGGGGTGACCTATAAGCCTATTGAATCGACAAGAGAGGGCGCAGCCAGTGCACCATT TTGCTGCAAGTATGTTTCTACTAATGGTGAATCATACCCCGAGGCTTATGGGAAATCAAAGCAGGGAGCAAAAGAGGAAGCTGCACAACTTGCCTACCTG GCCCTGGGCCTGCGATCAAAATCCTGTTTTGGTGTAAG TCAAGATCAGATGCGGGCATCCTCTGTGAAAAGCA CCCTGAAAACCAGCACTGCAGGAGGAAGGCACAGATCTGCTCCGACCCCAGCCATCCCAGCCGCAGTCTTTTCACACACGCCCAATCTGGCAGGAGGCAAAAGTGCATCTACACCCGTGCCTGCAG ATTTGAACTTCTTCAACAAGCATAAGGCTGAGCTGGAGACTCGACTATCCACCGCTTCTGTTCTCATCCAGCTGGAGAAGTGTGGCATTCTGAATGctgtggagagggagacagtggaGGCTGAAAGAATTAGCGTCTCTCAGAATCATGCTCTGATCGTCATGCTCAATAGGAAAGGAACAGAAGCTCAGGAGAAGTTTTATGATATTTTAAAGGAAGCTGACCCCTTCCTTGTGAAAGATCTTGAAAAAGGATTTTGCACATCATAG
- the LOC134063466 gene encoding interferon-induced, double-stranded RNA-activated protein kinase-like isoform X1, producing the protein MNYVAQLNTYGQQKHVKVQYEEKANGPDHTKTFTARAIVKGQRYPEGVGKTKRDAKENAALKALGMLPHTESSGFSSSPAKIVQRNYQCWLNEHSQKTGVTYKPIESTREGAASAPFCCKYVSTNGESYPEAYGKSKQGAKEEAAQLAYLALGLRSKSCFGVSSSQDQMRASSVKSTLKTSTAGGRHRSAPTPAIPAAVFSHTPNLAGGKSASTPVPADLNFFNKHKAELETRLSTASVLIQLEKCGILNAVERETVEAERISVSQNHALIVMLNRKGTEAQEKFYDILKEADPFLVKDLEKGFCTS; encoded by the exons ATGAATTACGTAGCACAACTTAATACGTATGGACAACAGAAACATGTCAAGGTGCAATATGAAGAAAAGGCTAATGGTCCGGATCATACTAAAAC GTTTACTGCACGAGCTATTGTGAAAGGCCAGCGGTATCCAGAGGGAGTTGGAAAAACTAAGAGAGATGCCAAGGAAAATGCTGCCCTTAAGGCCTTGGGAATGCTGCcgcacacagagagcagtggCTTT AGTTCTTCCCCAGCCAAAATTGTGCAACGCAATTATCAGTGCTGGCTCAATGAACACAGCCAGAAGACTGGGGTGACCTATAAGCCTATTGAATCGACAAGAGAGGGCGCAGCCAGTGCACCATT TTGCTGCAAGTATGTTTCTACTAATGGTGAATCATACCCCGAGGCTTATGGGAAATCAAAGCAGGGAGCAAAAGAGGAAGCTGCACAACTTGCCTACCTG GCCCTGGGCCTGCGATCAAAATCCTGTTTTGGTGTAAG ctCCAGTCAAGATCAGATGCGGGCATCCTCTGTGAAAAGCA CCCTGAAAACCAGCACTGCAGGAGGAAGGCACAGATCTGCTCCGACCCCAGCCATCCCAGCCGCAGTCTTTTCACACACGCCCAATCTGGCAGGAGGCAAAAGTGCATCTACACCCGTGCCTGCAG ATTTGAACTTCTTCAACAAGCATAAGGCTGAGCTGGAGACTCGACTATCCACCGCTTCTGTTCTCATCCAGCTGGAGAAGTGTGGCATTCTGAATGctgtggagagggagacagtggaGGCTGAAAGAATTAGCGTCTCTCAGAATCATGCTCTGATCGTCATGCTCAATAGGAAAGGAACAGAAGCTCAGGAGAAGTTTTATGATATTTTAAAGGAAGCTGACCCCTTCCTTGTGAAAGATCTTGAAAAAGGATTTTGCACATCATAG
- the LOC134063467 gene encoding interferon-induced, double-stranded RNA-activated protein kinase-like isoform X2, producing MNYVAKLNEYGQQTRVQVQYEEVDVSGPDHIKTFTVRAIVNGKPYPEGVGKNKREAKENAAQRALENLLLMESSDFNTSTTSQTSEIPASITQANYQCWLNEHSHKTRVIYKAIESTRVDLVSTPQCCKYVSNGKSYPEAYASSKKEAREKAAKLVYEEILKEEGVIEGNNGHNSRQQEASNNSVSDLSNNLEHMRVTPTKDLSSDIHQANFIGMLNHHCQQRKLTRDFKLVERRGPSHNPEFVYKVVIGGDEYPEGCGRTAKEAKQLAAQLAWNKIQDQPQCHSQVSSMSSLKSSLSEDDSLYLTPTIDESPQDERASTSMAASASDWIIFKDSSKDSPKIQVAAPAQNKTKRILAPNFNNAPQRSKEAGPNLSSNLTGQVTVQPRLLEEYDSIKRIGKGGFGRVFKARNKFDETYYAVKIVKSTEKAKREVKALARLQHPNIVRYHTCWINNTAYGSDGSDSYSTSNSGSNSTMEFLYIKMELCEGNTLSMWIKENNVHPDPKRRQDALDITKQIAKAVVYIHSQNLIHRDLKPANIMFGRNREVKIGDFGLVTIADDDNDESLLERTKHTGTRSYMSPEQMNQPTYDRKVDIFALGLIYFELLWTVKTKAEKCDIWEHIKTKKFPEGFRDQFCFEHALIERMLYQDPVDRPEAHDLVPVLENCKSFQDQNSNHGSTKTV from the exons ATGAATTACGTAGCAAAACTAAACGAATATGGACAGCAGACACGAGTCCAAGTGCAATATGAGGAGGTGGACGTCTCGGGTCCGGACCATATTAAAAC GTTTACTGTACGGGCTATAGTGAATGGCAAACCTTATCCAGAGGGAGTTGGGAAAAATAAGAGAGAGGCCAAGGAAAATGCCGCCCAAAGGGCCCTTGAAAACCTGCTGCTCATGGAGAGCAGTGATTTT AATACTTCGACAACATCACAGACATCAGAAATCCCGGCATCTATTACCCAAgccaattatcagtgttggctGAATGAACACAGCCACAAGACCAGAGTGATTTATAAGGCTATTGAATCGACAAGAGTGGACCTAGTCAGCACACCACA GTGCTGCAAGTATGTTTCTAATGGTAAATCATACCCTGAAGCTTATGCAAGTTCAAAGAAGGAGGCCAGAGAAAAGGCTGCAAAGCTTGTTTACGAAGAGATCTTAAAAGAGGAAGGG GTCATAGAGGGCAATAATGGGCATAACTCCAGACAACAAGAGGCGTCAAACAATAGTGTCTCTGATCTAAG CAATAACCTTGAACATATGAGGGTTACGCCTACAAAAGATCTCAGCAGTGATATTCACCAGGCTAACTTCATAGGGATGTTGAACCACCATTGTCAACAGCGGAAACTGACACGTGATTTTAAGCTGGTGGAGAGAAGAGGGCCATCTCACAACCCTGA GTTTGTGTACAAAGTAGTAATAGGTGGGGACGAGTATCCAGAAGGCTGCGGTAGGACAGCAAAAGAGGCGAAGCAGCTGGCTGCTCAGCTGGCATGGAATAAGATTCAAGACCAGCCTCAATGTCACAGTCAG GTTTCAAGCATGTCAAGTCTAAAGTCAAGTCTTTCTGAAGATGATTCACTCTATCTAACTCCTACAATAGA CGAATCACCACAAGATGAGAGGGCCTCGACAAGCATGGCTGCAAGTGCAAGTGACTGGATTATCTTTAAAGATTCATCCAAAGACTCCCCCAAA ATACAAGTGGCAGCTCCTGCACAAAATAAAACTAAACGAAT ATTAGCACCAAATTTCAACAATGCTCCTCAAAGAAGTAAAGAG GCTGGCCCCAATCTCTCATCCAATTTGACTGGTCAGGTTACTGTCCAGCCCAG ACTTTTAGAAGAATATGATTCAATAAAGCGAATAGGCAAAGGAGGGTTTGGACGTGTTTTCAAGGCTCGAAATAAATTCGATGAGACGTATTATGCCGTGAAGATTGTAAAAAGTACAGA AAAAGCCAAACGGGAAGTTAAAGCTTTGGCGCGTCTGCAGCACCCAAACATTGTGCGTTACCATACATGCTGGATTAACAACACTGCATACGGATCTGATGGCTCCGACAGTTACAGCACCTCAAA CTCAGGAAGCAATTCGACCATGGAGTTCCTGTATATCAAGATGGAACTCTGCGAGGGTAACACACTTTCCATGTGGATCAAGGAAAATAATGTACACCCAGACCCAAAGAGACGACAGGATGCCCTTGACATCACCAAGCAAATTGCGAAAGCAGTGGTGTACATTCACTCTCAAAACCTCATCCACCGTGACTTAAAA CCGGCGAACATCATGTTTGGACGAAATCGTGAGGTGAAGATAGGCGACTTTGGCCTGGTGACTATCGCAGACGATGACAATGATGAAAGTCTACTGGAGCGGACAAAGCATACAGGCACAAGATCCTATATGAGCCCTGAACAG ATGAATCAACCCACATATGATCGCAAAGTGGACATTTTTGCTCTAGGTCTGATCTATTTTGAACTACTTTGGACTGTAAAAACAAAGGCTGAAAAGTGTGAC ATTTGGGAGCATATCAAGACGAAGAAGTTTCCAGAGGGATTCCGTGATCAGTTTTGCTTTGAA cacGCACTAATTGAGCGAATGCTGTATCAGGATCCTGTGGACAGACCTGAAGCCCATGATCTGGTCCCAGTGCTGGAGAATTGCAAATCCTTCCAAGATCAGAATTCTAATCATGGAAGCACAAAAACTGTATGA
- the LOC134063467 gene encoding interferon-induced, double-stranded RNA-activated protein kinase-like isoform X1 — MNYVAKLNEYGQQTRVQVQYEEVDVSGPDHIKTFTVRAIVNGKPYPEGVGKNKREAKENAAQRALENLLLMESSDFNTSTTSQTSEIPASITQANYQCWLNEHSHKTRVIYKAIESTRVDLVSTPQCCKYVSNGKSYPEAYASSKKEAREKAAKLVYEEILKEEGVIEGNNGHNSRQQEASNNSVSDLSNNLEHMRVTPTKDLSSDIHQANFIGMLNHHCQQRKLTRDFKLVERRGPSHNPEFVYKVVIGGDEYPEGCGRTAKEAKQLAAQLAWNKIQDQPQCHSQVSSMSSLKSSLSEDDSLYLTPTIDESPQDERASTSMAASASDWIIFKDSSKDSPKIQVAAPAQNKTKRILAPNFNNAPQRSKEAGPNLSSNLTGQVTVQPSLFCRLLEEYDSIKRIGKGGFGRVFKARNKFDETYYAVKIVKSTEKAKREVKALARLQHPNIVRYHTCWINNTAYGSDGSDSYSTSNSGSNSTMEFLYIKMELCEGNTLSMWIKENNVHPDPKRRQDALDITKQIAKAVVYIHSQNLIHRDLKPANIMFGRNREVKIGDFGLVTIADDDNDESLLERTKHTGTRSYMSPEQMNQPTYDRKVDIFALGLIYFELLWTVKTKAEKCDIWEHIKTKKFPEGFRDQFCFEHALIERMLYQDPVDRPEAHDLVPVLENCKSFQDQNSNHGSTKTV; from the exons ATGAATTACGTAGCAAAACTAAACGAATATGGACAGCAGACACGAGTCCAAGTGCAATATGAGGAGGTGGACGTCTCGGGTCCGGACCATATTAAAAC GTTTACTGTACGGGCTATAGTGAATGGCAAACCTTATCCAGAGGGAGTTGGGAAAAATAAGAGAGAGGCCAAGGAAAATGCCGCCCAAAGGGCCCTTGAAAACCTGCTGCTCATGGAGAGCAGTGATTTT AATACTTCGACAACATCACAGACATCAGAAATCCCGGCATCTATTACCCAAgccaattatcagtgttggctGAATGAACACAGCCACAAGACCAGAGTGATTTATAAGGCTATTGAATCGACAAGAGTGGACCTAGTCAGCACACCACA GTGCTGCAAGTATGTTTCTAATGGTAAATCATACCCTGAAGCTTATGCAAGTTCAAAGAAGGAGGCCAGAGAAAAGGCTGCAAAGCTTGTTTACGAAGAGATCTTAAAAGAGGAAGGG GTCATAGAGGGCAATAATGGGCATAACTCCAGACAACAAGAGGCGTCAAACAATAGTGTCTCTGATCTAAG CAATAACCTTGAACATATGAGGGTTACGCCTACAAAAGATCTCAGCAGTGATATTCACCAGGCTAACTTCATAGGGATGTTGAACCACCATTGTCAACAGCGGAAACTGACACGTGATTTTAAGCTGGTGGAGAGAAGAGGGCCATCTCACAACCCTGA GTTTGTGTACAAAGTAGTAATAGGTGGGGACGAGTATCCAGAAGGCTGCGGTAGGACAGCAAAAGAGGCGAAGCAGCTGGCTGCTCAGCTGGCATGGAATAAGATTCAAGACCAGCCTCAATGTCACAGTCAG GTTTCAAGCATGTCAAGTCTAAAGTCAAGTCTTTCTGAAGATGATTCACTCTATCTAACTCCTACAATAGA CGAATCACCACAAGATGAGAGGGCCTCGACAAGCATGGCTGCAAGTGCAAGTGACTGGATTATCTTTAAAGATTCATCCAAAGACTCCCCCAAA ATACAAGTGGCAGCTCCTGCACAAAATAAAACTAAACGAAT ATTAGCACCAAATTTCAACAATGCTCCTCAAAGAAGTAAAGAG GCTGGCCCCAATCTCTCATCCAATTTGACTGGTCAGGTTACTGTCCAGCCCAG TTTATTTTGCAGACTTTTAGAAGAATATGATTCAATAAAGCGAATAGGCAAAGGAGGGTTTGGACGTGTTTTCAAGGCTCGAAATAAATTCGATGAGACGTATTATGCCGTGAAGATTGTAAAAAGTACAGA AAAAGCCAAACGGGAAGTTAAAGCTTTGGCGCGTCTGCAGCACCCAAACATTGTGCGTTACCATACATGCTGGATTAACAACACTGCATACGGATCTGATGGCTCCGACAGTTACAGCACCTCAAA CTCAGGAAGCAATTCGACCATGGAGTTCCTGTATATCAAGATGGAACTCTGCGAGGGTAACACACTTTCCATGTGGATCAAGGAAAATAATGTACACCCAGACCCAAAGAGACGACAGGATGCCCTTGACATCACCAAGCAAATTGCGAAAGCAGTGGTGTACATTCACTCTCAAAACCTCATCCACCGTGACTTAAAA CCGGCGAACATCATGTTTGGACGAAATCGTGAGGTGAAGATAGGCGACTTTGGCCTGGTGACTATCGCAGACGATGACAATGATGAAAGTCTACTGGAGCGGACAAAGCATACAGGCACAAGATCCTATATGAGCCCTGAACAG ATGAATCAACCCACATATGATCGCAAAGTGGACATTTTTGCTCTAGGTCTGATCTATTTTGAACTACTTTGGACTGTAAAAACAAAGGCTGAAAAGTGTGAC ATTTGGGAGCATATCAAGACGAAGAAGTTTCCAGAGGGATTCCGTGATCAGTTTTGCTTTGAA cacGCACTAATTGAGCGAATGCTGTATCAGGATCCTGTGGACAGACCTGAAGCCCATGATCTGGTCCCAGTGCTGGAGAATTGCAAATCCTTCCAAGATCAGAATTCTAATCATGGAAGCACAAAAACTGTATGA
- the LOC134063470 gene encoding G2/mitotic-specific cyclin-B2-like — protein sequence MEVRPARNNVRNITTRTKGMAGVGLAHRAVLGELSNVPIAVRTGPAPGKKVAPKPLPSVQPVARQPERAPVLPKLPVPIETVPVYQDVSMKEEELCQAFSEALIEDIDEGDGDQPQLCSEYVKDIYAYLRSLELQQTIRAKYMTGYEINERMRALLIDWLIQVHSRFQLLPETLYMTVAILDRFLQVQPVSRRKLQLVGVTAMLLASKYEEMFAPEVGDFAYITDNAFSRAQIREMEVLILRGLNFELGRPLPLHFLRRASKAGNADIGKHTLAKYLLELTMTDFEMVHYRPSELAAAASCLSQLVIEGQKWTPTQQHYSTYDEAHLKPIMQHMAKNVVKVNEGLTKHVAVKNKYASHKLMSISQLEQLKSSVIKDLAASLLTN from the exons ATGGAAGTGCGCCCTGCT CGAAACAATGTGAGGAACATCACCACTAGAACAAAAGGCATGGCAGGGGTTGGCCTAGCGCACAGGGCTGTGTTGGGAGAGCTCTCCAACGTTCCCATCGCGGTCAGGACCGGACCTGCGCCTGGCAAG AAAGTGGCCCCGAAACCTCTACCATCGGTTCAGCCAGTTGCTCGACAGCCCGAACGGGCTCCAGTGCTTCCAAAGCTTCCAGTCCCCATAGAGACTGTTCCGGTCTATCAAGATGTCTcgatgaaggaggaggagctgtgTCAAGCGTTCTCCGAAGCTCTTATTGAGGACATTGATGAAGGCGATGGAGATCAGCCACAGCTTTGCTCAGAATACGTGAAGGACATCTATGCTTATTTGCGGAGTCTCGAG TTGCAACAGACCATTCGGGCGAAGTACATGACCGGCTATGAGATTAATGAACGCATGCGCGCCCTCCTGATCGACTGGCTTATTCAGGTGCACTCCAGGTTCCAGCTGCTCCCGGAGACCTTGTACATGACTGTTGCCATCCTCGATCGCTTTCTGCag GTACAGCCAGTTTCCCGTCGGAAGCTGCAGTTGGTGGGCGTGACTGCCATGCTTCTGGCATCCAAGTACGAGGAGATGTTTGCCCCAGAGGTGGGGGACTTTGCCTACATCACGGACAACGCCTTCAGCCGCGCACAGATCCGCGAAATGGAGGTGCTCATCCTCCGGGGTCTCAACTTTGAGCTGGGACGTCCACTACCGCTCCACTTCCTCAGGAGGGCATCTAAGGCTGGGAAT GCTGACATTGGGAAGCACACCCTGGCCAAGTACCTGTTGGAGCTGACCATGACTGACTTCGAGATGGTGCACTACCGTCCGTCAGAACTGGCAGCTGCTGCCTCCTGCCTCTCCCAGCTCGTGATCGAAGGACAGAAATGG aCTCCCACGCAGCAGCACTACAGTACCTATGATGAGGCCCACCTCAAGCCCATCATGCAGCATATGGCCAAGAACGTGGTGAAGGTGAACGAGGGCCTCACCAAACATGTG GCTGTGAAGAACAAGTATGCCAGCCACAAGCTTATGAGCATCAGTCAACTGGAGCAGCTGAAGTCTTCAGTCATCAAGGACCTGGCAGCTTCTCTGTTGACCAACTGA